The Calditrichota bacterium genome window below encodes:
- a CDS encoding TonB-dependent receptor produces MKTGLFHHRNSLWFSFLGVFVVLATLTNLSLAQKGSTIKGRVADAKTGSPLVSANIILVGTTIGAASDQNGFFEIANAPGGTYQIKATYIGYKSQEQKIIVEAGKNVTVNFSLSEDFFQTEQVVVTATRTEKLLQDVPVPTEIVTAAEIAEKGAEDVSEILADRPGINIESGTSGNKFLYMNGVDSRRILILVDNVPQTGKLNNRIPLNFIDADKIDHIEIVKGPGSALYGNDALGGVINIITRGFARGLKIQANGRTGSNDLYSGNVNFSGSFNQLGYYFNIDHFQKGFDQGASEIQIKDTKSNSFIGKLKYNFAKLGEIQMQGEFKADEQNSESSFMGGISENLSKNKNVNTNLVWRNSLGDAFNWQFTGYYSDNFRTYESASQSSPSPASVDTTTDQLIGLKSDFTYRPLNQTKFDFGFDVSKNDYENARLTNVQARNQTGVFVQLEQNMFKKITLLLGGRYDKITDLKSYFSPRLSAMYAVNSDLKIRGSWGGGFRAPSFIELYSDFPIPIPGMPMRVLGNPDLEPETSIGGNIGIEYFYKSLFLINATYFHNNFKDLIVDYQAAPLTFSYLNVDKATFSGVELQTRLYLAENLTTTLSYNYTNMSSNQEDVAFSKISPHTGFVRIVYALFNKKLKLSLRDQFFSKRNILVVSGHSGDFQKVEKNPYHQLDLTVSYRLNNLLGLRVGVNNLTDYTDKNYGPYVGRRIFVGFNTTFQRK; encoded by the coding sequence GTCAGCGCCAACATTATCCTTGTTGGTACAACGATTGGCGCCGCGTCAGATCAAAACGGCTTTTTTGAAATTGCTAACGCGCCTGGCGGAACCTACCAAATAAAGGCGACGTACATTGGCTACAAGTCACAAGAGCAAAAAATTATCGTTGAAGCAGGAAAAAATGTGACTGTCAATTTTTCTTTAAGTGAAGATTTTTTTCAAACTGAACAAGTCGTTGTCACTGCCACGCGAACGGAAAAGCTCTTGCAGGACGTTCCTGTTCCCACTGAAATTGTCACTGCGGCGGAGATTGCCGAAAAAGGCGCTGAAGATGTTTCCGAAATTTTGGCAGACAGACCCGGCATCAATATCGAATCGGGCACATCGGGAAATAAATTTTTGTACATGAACGGCGTGGACAGTCGGAGAATTCTGATTCTGGTGGACAATGTGCCGCAGACAGGGAAATTGAACAATCGCATTCCACTCAATTTCATCGACGCTGACAAAATTGATCACATTGAAATTGTCAAAGGCCCGGGTTCGGCACTGTATGGAAACGACGCCTTGGGCGGTGTTATTAACATTATTACTCGCGGCTTTGCCCGCGGCCTCAAAATTCAAGCTAACGGCCGCACCGGCTCAAATGATCTTTACAGCGGCAACGTAAATTTTTCCGGTTCCTTTAATCAACTTGGCTACTATTTCAATATCGATCATTTTCAAAAGGGATTTGATCAAGGCGCTTCTGAAATTCAAATAAAAGACACAAAATCTAACAGCTTCATCGGGAAATTGAAATATAACTTTGCCAAATTGGGTGAGATTCAGATGCAAGGTGAATTCAAAGCCGACGAACAAAACTCAGAGTCCTCGTTCATGGGCGGCATTAGTGAGAATCTCTCCAAAAATAAGAACGTCAACACAAATTTAGTCTGGAGAAATTCTCTCGGAGACGCCTTCAACTGGCAATTTACCGGCTACTATTCCGACAATTTTCGCACCTATGAAAGCGCTTCACAAAGCTCTCCTTCGCCAGCATCAGTGGACACAACAACGGATCAATTAATCGGCTTAAAATCTGATTTTACGTACCGTCCTTTGAATCAAACGAAGTTCGACTTTGGCTTTGATGTCTCCAAAAATGACTATGAAAATGCGCGACTGACGAACGTCCAAGCTCGAAATCAAACCGGCGTTTTTGTTCAGCTTGAACAAAATATGTTCAAGAAAATCACGTTGCTGCTCGGCGGCAGGTACGATAAAATCACTGATTTGAAAAGTTATTTCAGCCCGCGACTCAGCGCCATGTATGCTGTCAATTCCGATTTAAAAATTCGCGGATCATGGGGCGGCGGATTCCGCGCACCCTCTTTCATTGAATTGTACAGCGATTTCCCGATTCCGATTCCCGGAATGCCCATGCGCGTTCTCGGCAATCCTGATTTGGAACCTGAGACCTCAATTGGCGGTAACATAGGTATTGAATATTTTTACAAATCACTATTTTTGATCAACGCCACCTATTTTCACAATAACTTCAAAGACCTGATTGTCGATTACCAGGCGGCGCCTTTGACCTTCAGTTACTTGAATGTTGACAAAGCCACATTCAGCGGCGTTGAACTGCAAACGCGATTATATTTAGCGGAGAATTTGACGACCACGCTCTCTTACAATTATACAAACATGAGCAGCAACCAGGAGGACGTCGCTTTTTCAAAAATATCTCCGCACACCGGTTTCGTAAGAATAGTTTACGCTTTGTTTAATAAAAAATTAAAACTTTCCCTCAGGGACCAATTTTTCAGTAAAAGAAATATTCTGGTGGTTTCCGGACACTCAGGAGATTTCCAGAAAGTGGAAAAAAATCCTTACCATCAGCTCGATCTTACTGTCAGTTATCGGCTAAACAACTTGCTCGGCCTGCGCGTCGGCGTCAACAATCTGACTGACTACACTGATAAAAATTATGGTCCTTATGTGGGAAGACGAATTTTTGTCGGATTCAACACCACATTTCAAAGGAAATAG